The following are encoded together in the Ovis aries strain OAR_USU_Benz2616 breed Rambouillet chromosome X, ARS-UI_Ramb_v3.0, whole genome shotgun sequence genome:
- the RP2 gene encoding protein XRP2 isoform X1, with translation MGCFFSKRRKAEKESQPEDEEVQPKQYSWDQREKVDLKDYMFSGLKDVTVGRLPGKVAGQQFLIQDCENCNIYIFDHSATVTIDDCTNCVVFLGPVKGSVFFRNCRDCKCALACQQFRVRDCRKLEVFLCCATQPIIESSTNIKFSCFQWYYPELAFQFKDAGLSIFNNTWSNIHDFTPVSGERNWSLLPEDAVVQDHIPLPTTEELKAVRVSTEASRSIVPVSRGQRQKSSDESCLVVLFAGDYTIANARKLIDEMVAKGFFLVQTKEVSMKAEDAQRVFHEKAPDFLPLLNKGPVIALEFNGDGAVEGCQLIVNETFRGTKIFVSESKETAPGDVDSFYNFADIQMGI, from the exons GTTGATCTGAAAGACTACATGTTCAGTGGACTGAAGGATGTAACAGTAGGTCGCTTACCTGGGAAAGTGGCAGGACAACAATTTCTCATTCAAGACTGTGAGAACTGTAATATCTATATTTTTGATCATTCTGCTACTGTTACTATTGATGACTGTACTAACTGTGTTGTTTTTCTGGGACCCGTGAAAGGCAGCGTGTTTTTCCGGAATTGCAGAGATTGTAAGTGCGCATTAGCCTGCCAACAGTTTCGTGTGCGGGACTGTAGAAAGCTGGAAGTCTTCTTGTGCTGCGCCACTCAGCCCATTATTGAGTCTTCCACAAATATCAAGTTTAGCTGTTTTCAATGGTACTACCCTGAATTAGCTTTCCAGTTCAAAGATGCCGGGCTCAGTATCTTCAATAATACCTGGAGTAACATTCATGACTTTACACCTGTGTCAGGAGAACGCAACTGGAGCCTTCTTCCAGAAGATGCTGTCGTTCAGGACCATATTCCTCTACCTACTACCGAAGAGCTCAAAGCTGTCCGCGTTTCCACAGAAGCCAGTAGAAGTATCGTTCCAGTGTCCCGGGGTCAGAGACAGAAGAGCAGTGATGAGTCATGCTTAGTGGTATTATTTGCTGGTGATTATACTATAGCAAATGCCAGAAAACTAATTGATGAg ATGGTTGCTAAAGGCTTTTTCCTAGTTCAGACAAAGGAGGTGTCAATGAAAGCCGAAGATGCTCAAAGGGTTTTTCATGAAAAAGCGCCTGACTTCCTTCCTCTTCTGAACAAAG GTCCTGTTATTGCCTTGGAGTTCAATGGAGATGGCGCTGTAGAAGGATGTCAACTTATTGTCAACGAGACATTCAGGGGGACCAAG ATATTTGTATCAGAAAGCAAGGAGACGGCACCTGGAGATGTAGACAGCTTCTACAATTTTGCTGATATACAGATGGGAATATGA